A single genomic interval of Paenibacillus macerans harbors:
- a CDS encoding RelA/SpoT family protein: MGIEQLLEKASAYIKEPELQRIRVAYEFAEQAHHGQVRKSGEPYILHPLAVADIVVNMQMDALSIIAALLHDVVEDTTVSLKEIQEQFGNDCALLVDGLTKLERIKFRSKEEQQNENYRKMFIAMAQDIRVIVIKLADRLHNMRTLKYQSEESQRRIAYETLEIFCPIANRLGISAIKWEMEDIALRYLNPQQYYRIANLMRKKRAEREEYIKNVIARIAEKLEEMGVQADLSGRPKHIYSVYKKMTTKNKQFNEIYDLLAIRIIVENIKDCYATLGIIHTLWKPMPGRFKDYIAMPKANMYQSLHTTVVGPNGEPTEVQIRTWEMHRTAEYGIAAHWAYKEGSGDNGLVNKITFFNEILELQHEAKDASEFVESLKMDFFSDLVFVFTPSGEVIELPAGSVPLDFAYRIHTEVGNRTIGAKVNGRIVPLDHRLKTGDIVEILTSKHSYGPSQDWLKIAQSSHARSKIKQWFKKEKREENVEKGREAIERELKRAGIEPPSFMTDEKLLEAAKKYAFNDIDDMLSAIGFGGITASQIVTKLTEKLRKEQEEAAGHIELTSEVKEVKAPEDRKHRPTNGVVVKGIDNLLVRFARCCNPVPGDEIVGYITRGRGVSVHRSDCPNIPAGTDGGEAARVIEVEWENAIEANYNVDIEITGHDRRNFLNEVLQAVSESKTNISAVSGRSDKNKMVFVHMTILIRNTDHLQSVVEKIKRVKDVYTVHRIMQ; the protein is encoded by the coding sequence ATGGGCATAGAGCAATTACTCGAAAAGGCGTCTGCCTATATAAAGGAACCGGAGCTTCAGCGTATACGGGTAGCGTACGAGTTTGCGGAGCAGGCCCATCACGGACAGGTCCGCAAATCCGGAGAGCCGTATATTCTTCACCCCCTTGCGGTGGCCGATATCGTGGTTAACATGCAGATGGATGCACTGTCGATCATTGCGGCCTTGCTTCATGATGTCGTAGAGGACACTACCGTGTCCTTGAAAGAGATACAGGAACAATTCGGAAATGACTGCGCCCTGCTTGTCGACGGGCTGACGAAACTGGAACGGATCAAATTCAGATCCAAAGAAGAGCAGCAAAACGAAAACTACCGGAAAATGTTTATCGCCATGGCTCAGGACATCCGCGTGATCGTGATCAAGCTTGCGGACCGTCTGCACAATATGCGGACGCTGAAATATCAGTCGGAGGAGAGCCAGCGGCGGATCGCTTATGAAACATTGGAAATTTTTTGCCCAATCGCCAATAGATTGGGTATTTCCGCGATCAAATGGGAGATGGAAGATATCGCGCTAAGGTATCTCAATCCTCAACAGTACTACCGGATCGCCAACTTAATGCGCAAGAAGCGGGCCGAACGCGAGGAATACATCAAAAACGTCATCGCCCGCATCGCCGAAAAGCTGGAGGAAATGGGCGTGCAGGCCGATTTGTCCGGCCGGCCGAAGCATATTTACAGCGTATACAAGAAAATGACGACGAAAAACAAGCAGTTCAACGAAATTTACGATCTGCTGGCCATTCGCATCATCGTGGAAAATATCAAGGATTGCTATGCAACCTTGGGCATAATCCATACGTTGTGGAAACCGATGCCGGGGCGGTTCAAGGATTACATTGCGATGCCCAAGGCCAATATGTACCAGTCGCTGCACACGACGGTCGTCGGCCCTAACGGGGAGCCGACCGAGGTGCAGATCCGCACCTGGGAAATGCACCGGACGGCGGAATACGGGATCGCGGCCCATTGGGCTTATAAAGAGGGATCGGGCGACAACGGCCTGGTAAACAAAATTACGTTCTTCAACGAAATTTTGGAGCTGCAGCATGAGGCGAAGGACGCCTCCGAATTTGTGGAATCGCTCAAAATGGATTTCTTCTCCGACCTGGTGTTTGTGTTTACGCCGTCCGGGGAAGTCATCGAGCTGCCGGCCGGCTCCGTCCCGCTCGATTTCGCCTACCGGATTCATACCGAGGTGGGCAACCGGACGATCGGCGCCAAGGTGAACGGGCGCATCGTACCGCTCGACCATCGTCTGAAAACGGGCGATATCGTTGAGATTCTGACCTCGAAGCATTCCTACGGGCCAAGCCAGGATTGGCTTAAAATCGCCCAGTCCTCCCATGCCCGAAGCAAAATCAAGCAATGGTTCAAAAAAGAGAAGCGGGAGGAGAACGTCGAAAAGGGGCGCGAAGCGATCGAACGCGAACTGAAACGCGCCGGGATCGAGCCGCCTTCGTTTATGACGGACGAGAAGCTGCTCGAGGCGGCCAAGAAGTACGCTTTCAACGACATCGACGACATGCTGTCGGCCATCGGGTTTGGCGGCATTACCGCCTCCCAGATCGTCACCAAGCTGACCGAAAAGCTGCGCAAGGAGCAGGAGGAGGCTGCGGGCCATATCGAATTGACCTCCGAGGTCAAGGAAGTGAAGGCTCCGGAAGACCGCAAGCATCGTCCGACGAACGGTGTGGTCGTGAAAGGCATCGACAACTTGCTGGTGCGGTTTGCCCGCTGCTGCAATCCTGTGCCGGGCGACGAAATCGTCGGATACATCACCCGCGGCCGCGGGGTTTCCGTGCACCGCAGCGACTGCCCGAACATCCCGGCGGGAACCGATGGGGGAGAAGCGGCCCGCGTGATCGAGGTGGAATGGGAGAACGCGATCGAAGCGAATTACAACGTCGATATCGAGATTACCGGCCACGACCGCCGCAACTTCCTGAACGAAGTGCTGCAGGCGGTTTCGGAAAGCAAAACGAACATTTCGGCCGTGTCCGGCCGTTCGGATAAAAATAAAATGGTTTTTGTGCATATGACGATTTTGATCCGCAACACCGATCACCTGCAATCCGTGGTGGAGAAAATCAAGCGGGTCAAAGATGTGTATACGGTGCACCGGATTATGCAATAG
- the uraA gene encoding uracil permease: MQREIQVNEKVPFGPGVLLSLQHLFAMFGSTVLVPNLFGVDPGMILLMNGIGTLLYILICKGKIPAYLGSSFAFISPVTLVLTNNPGNGYAMALGAFIVTGVIFSVIALLVKYAGTAWIDVVFPPAAMGAIVALIGLELIPVAAGMAGWINSDPAKPWTPDPTSIMLSLITLGVTVLGAVLFRGFPKIIHILIGIVVGYVLALVLRQVDTAKIAAANWISLPTVTTPQWSLPAIITIIPVALVVIVEHIGHLLVTSNIVGKDLSKDPGLHRSLLGNGISTILSGFVGSTPNTTYGENIGVMALTKVYSVFVIGGAAIFAILLSFSGKFSAIVACIPGPVMGGVSLLLFGVIAASGLRIFVEQKVDFSKPTNMLLATVVLVIGLSGTKLTMGNVELKGMALATIVGVLLSLFFKLIQVLGWSNEKEEAAHKAD; the protein is encoded by the coding sequence TTGCAACGCGAAATTCAAGTTAACGAAAAAGTTCCTTTCGGCCCCGGCGTTCTGCTGAGCTTGCAGCATTTGTTCGCCATGTTCGGAAGCACCGTGCTCGTCCCGAACCTGTTCGGCGTCGACCCCGGCATGATCCTGCTGATGAACGGCATCGGCACCTTGCTTTATATTTTGATCTGTAAAGGGAAAATCCCCGCTTATCTCGGTTCCAGCTTTGCGTTTATCTCTCCGGTGACCCTGGTCCTTACGAACAATCCGGGGAACGGTTACGCCATGGCGCTCGGCGCTTTTATCGTTACCGGCGTCATTTTCTCCGTCATCGCGCTCCTGGTCAAGTATGCCGGCACCGCGTGGATTGACGTCGTGTTCCCTCCGGCGGCCATGGGCGCCATCGTCGCGCTGATCGGCCTCGAGCTCATTCCGGTGGCGGCGGGCATGGCCGGCTGGATCAACAGCGATCCGGCCAAACCTTGGACCCCCGATCCGACCAGCATCATGCTGTCGCTGATTACGCTGGGCGTAACCGTGCTGGGCGCCGTACTGTTCCGCGGATTCCCCAAAATCATACATATCCTGATCGGGATCGTCGTCGGTTATGTGCTGGCTTTAGTCCTGAGGCAAGTCGATACCGCCAAGATCGCCGCAGCGAATTGGATTTCGCTGCCGACGGTGACCACGCCGCAGTGGAGCCTGCCGGCCATCATCACGATCATCCCTGTGGCGCTCGTCGTAATCGTTGAGCATATCGGACACCTGCTCGTCACGAGCAATATCGTCGGCAAAGACTTGTCCAAGGATCCGGGGCTTCACCGTTCTTTGCTCGGGAACGGCATTTCGACCATCCTGTCCGGTTTCGTAGGCTCTACGCCAAACACGACATACGGCGAAAATATCGGCGTGATGGCGCTCACCAAAGTATATTCCGTGTTCGTCATCGGCGGAGCGGCCATCTTTGCTATCCTGCTCTCCTTCTCGGGCAAATTTTCGGCGATCGTCGCCTGCATTCCGGGACCGGTCATGGGGGGCGTTTCGCTCCTGCTGTTCGGCGTCATCGCCGCCTCCGGCCTGCGGATTTTCGTCGAGCAAAAGGTCGATTTCTCCAAGCCTACCAATATGCTGCTGGCCACGGTCGTGCTCGTCATCGGCCTCAGCGGAACAAAGCTGACGATGGGCAACGTCGAACTGAAAGGAATGGCTCTGGCCACGATCGTCGGCGTTCTGCTCAGCTTGTTCTTCAAGCTGATTCAGGTGCTGGGCTGGTCGAACGAAAAGGAAGAAGCCGCGCATAAAGCGGACTAA
- a CDS encoding adenine phosphoribosyltransferase, translating into MDYKDYIRVIPDFPQPGISFKDITTLLNDGAKYKQAIDDLKKLVSGLKIDLIAGPEARGFVVGAPLAYALGVGFVPIRKSGKLPYKTIEVEYDLEYGKDRLAMHSDAVKPGQNVLIADDLLATGGTISTSVSLVRELGGNVAGTAFLIELSELNGRAKLPGIEVFSLVTY; encoded by the coding sequence TTGGATTATAAAGATTACATCCGGGTGATTCCAGATTTTCCCCAGCCCGGGATCAGCTTCAAAGATATTACGACCTTGCTTAACGACGGGGCTAAATACAAGCAGGCCATCGACGATTTGAAAAAGCTCGTTTCCGGCCTGAAGATCGACCTGATCGCCGGCCCTGAAGCGCGCGGTTTCGTCGTGGGGGCGCCGCTGGCGTATGCGCTTGGCGTCGGCTTCGTGCCGATCCGCAAAAGCGGCAAGCTTCCTTACAAGACGATTGAGGTGGAATACGATCTGGAGTACGGGAAGGACCGGCTGGCGATGCACAGCGACGCGGTGAAACCCGGCCAAAACGTGCTGATCGCCGACGACCTGTTGGCGACGGGAGGAACGATTTCGACTTCCGTAAGTCTTGTTCGCGAGCTGGGCGGCAACGTGGCGGGCACCGCGTTTCTGATCGAGCTTAGCGAATTGAACGGCCGGGCCAAATTGCCGGGCATCGAAGTATTTTCCCTTGTAACTTACTAA
- the dtd gene encoding D-aminoacyl-tRNA deacylase, with translation MRIVVQRCRQARVTVEGETIGSIGRGLMLLVGVTHEDTERDAAYLAEKIAGLRIFEDEAGKMNLSVTDIGGAILSVSQFTLYGDCRSGKRPSFTAAARPETAEPLYERFNAMLREKGLTVETGKFGADMNVELVNWGPVTLILDSPGGA, from the coding sequence ATGAGAATTGTGGTTCAGCGCTGCCGGCAAGCCCGCGTCACGGTAGAGGGAGAAACGATCGGCTCCATCGGGCGGGGCTTAATGCTGCTGGTCGGCGTTACGCATGAGGATACGGAACGGGATGCCGCTTATTTGGCCGAAAAAATCGCCGGTTTGCGCATTTTTGAAGACGAAGCCGGCAAAATGAATCTTAGCGTGACGGATATCGGCGGAGCCATTTTGTCCGTGTCGCAGTTTACGCTGTACGGCGATTGCCGAAGCGGCAAGCGTCCGAGCTTCACTGCGGCCGCCCGGCCGGAAACCGCCGAGCCGCTTTACGAGCGGTTTAATGCGATGCTCCGGGAGAAAGGGCTGACGGTGGAAACCGGCAAATTCGGGGCCGACATGAACGTCGAGCTCGTCAATTGGGGGCCGGTCACGCTGATTTTGGACAGCCCTGGCGGAGCTTAA
- the hisS gene encoding histidine--tRNA ligase, with protein MAFQKPKGTQDLLPGTVEKWQFIEESARDICRRFNYREIRTPIFEQTSLFERGVGETTDIVEKEMYTFLDKGDRSMTLRPEGTAGVVRAYVENKLFGEPDVSKLYYIGPMFRYEQPQAGRQRQFHQFGIEAFGATDPAIDAEVVSLGYEFCRELGLQGVKVEINSVGNPASRAAYREQLLAFLLPMKDSLCKDCQSRIERNPLRVLDCKVDQDKFAGAPSILDSLDEECTAHFAKVRELLTAMGVDYVINPRLVRGLDYYTHTAFEYKAQGIGAIDTIGGGGRYNGLVAEVGGPDQPGIGLALGLERIALILEKQEIGIGAAKPLDVYLVALGEAADKESTTLLYKLRQAGFSAERDYLGRKMKAQMKSADRMQARYTAILGDDELERGEIALKSMESGEQRTVKLSELIHELS; from the coding sequence ATGGCTTTTCAAAAACCGAAGGGCACGCAGGATTTGCTGCCGGGCACCGTCGAGAAATGGCAGTTTATTGAAGAGTCGGCCAGAGATATTTGCCGCCGCTTTAATTACCGTGAGATCCGCACGCCGATTTTCGAGCAAACCTCGCTGTTTGAGCGCGGTGTAGGGGAAACGACCGACATCGTCGAGAAGGAGATGTACACCTTCTTGGACAAGGGGGACCGGAGCATGACGCTGCGGCCGGAAGGCACGGCGGGAGTTGTTCGCGCTTATGTGGAGAACAAGCTGTTCGGAGAGCCGGACGTCAGCAAGCTGTATTACATCGGGCCGATGTTCCGCTATGAGCAGCCGCAGGCCGGCCGCCAGCGCCAGTTCCACCAATTCGGGATCGAGGCTTTCGGAGCGACGGACCCGGCGATCGACGCCGAAGTCGTGTCGCTGGGCTACGAGTTTTGCCGCGAGCTGGGACTTCAAGGCGTCAAAGTGGAAATCAACTCCGTGGGCAATCCGGCGAGCCGGGCCGCCTACCGCGAGCAGCTGCTTGCTTTCCTGCTACCGATGAAGGATTCCCTATGCAAGGACTGCCAATCGCGGATAGAACGCAACCCGCTGCGCGTGCTCGATTGCAAGGTGGATCAGGACAAATTCGCCGGGGCGCCTTCAATTCTCGACAGTCTGGATGAGGAATGCACGGCGCATTTCGCCAAAGTCCGCGAACTGCTGACCGCCATGGGGGTCGATTACGTTATCAATCCCCGGCTGGTGCGCGGGCTCGATTATTACACGCATACCGCCTTCGAATACAAAGCGCAGGGGATCGGTGCGATCGACACGATCGGCGGCGGCGGCCGCTACAACGGCCTGGTGGCCGAAGTGGGCGGTCCGGATCAGCCGGGCATCGGGCTTGCTTTAGGCCTGGAGCGGATCGCGCTGATCCTGGAAAAACAGGAGATCGGCATCGGCGCCGCCAAACCTCTCGACGTATATCTCGTCGCGCTCGGCGAGGCGGCCGACAAGGAGAGTACGACCCTGTTGTATAAGCTGCGGCAGGCGGGATTTTCCGCCGAACGCGACTATTTGGGGCGCAAAATGAAGGCGCAAATGAAGTCTGCCGACCGGATGCAAGCCCGCTATACGGCGATCCTCGGCGACGACGAGCTTGAGCGCGGAGAAATCGCCCTCAAATCGATGGAGAGCGGCGAGCAGCGCACCGTGAAGTTGAGCGAATTGATTCATGAGCTATCGTAA